A region from the Streptomyces tsukubensis genome encodes:
- a CDS encoding RNA polymerase-binding protein RbpA — protein sequence MSERALRGTRLVVTSYETDRGIDLAPRQAVEYACQNGHRFEMPFSVEAEIPPEWECKACGAQALLVDGDGPEEKKGKPARTHWDMLMERRTREELEEVLAERLAVLRSGAMNIAVHPRDSRKSA from the coding sequence ATGAGTGAGCGAGCTCTCCGCGGCACGCGGCTCGTGGTGACCAGCTACGAGACGGACCGTGGCATCGACCTGGCCCCGCGCCAGGCGGTGGAGTACGCATGCCAGAACGGACATCGGTTTGAGATGCCGTTCTCGGTGGAGGCGGAAATTCCGCCGGAGTGGGAGTGCAAGGCGTGCGGCGCCCAGGCACTCCTGGTGGACGGCGACGGCCCCGAGGAGAAGAAGGGCAAGCCCGCGAGGACGCACTGGGACATGCTCATGGAGCGGCGTACTCGCGAAGAGCTGGAAGAGGTGCTGGCCGAGCGTCTGGCAGTGCTGCGCTCCGGCGCGATGAACATTGCGGTTCATCCGCGGGACAGCCGCAAGTCCGCGTGA
- a CDS encoding MFS transporter, which produces MAAGITEPADGPGNRPAAPDGDASGRDETGQDEAGLRRQRHGWYFYDFACSVYSTSVITVFLGPYLTEVAKAAADDDGYVHPLGIPLRAGSVYAYSVSASLVLAVVLMPLAGAWADRTGRKKPLLAVSAYTGAGATAAMFLLDGDRYLLGAFLLIVANASLAVSMVLYNAYLPEIAGPAERDAVSSRGWAFGYTSGALVLVLNLILYGGHERFGLSESEAVRICLASAGLWWGAFTLIPLRRLRDRRIPASERPAALSGPRQLLAVLKDMRRHPLTLSFLLAYLVYNDGIQTVISQASVYGKEELGLGQTTLIVAVLLVQVLAVAGALGMGRLARTYGARRTVLASLAVWTLILAAGYLLPARAPAWFFALAAAIGLVLGGSQALSRSLFSHLVPRGKEAEYFAAYELSDRGLSWLGPLVFGLAFQITGSYRDAILSLVVFFALGFVLLARVPMARAVAAAGNPVPDRI; this is translated from the coding sequence ATGGCCGCAGGGATCACGGAACCGGCGGACGGGCCCGGGAACCGCCCGGCGGCACCGGACGGCGACGCCTCCGGGCGGGACGAGACGGGGCAGGACGAGGCAGGGCTGCGGCGGCAGCGCCACGGCTGGTACTTCTACGATTTCGCCTGCTCGGTCTACTCGACCAGTGTGATCACCGTCTTCCTCGGCCCCTATCTCACCGAGGTGGCGAAGGCGGCCGCGGACGACGACGGCTACGTCCACCCCCTGGGCATCCCCCTGCGGGCCGGGTCGGTCTACGCCTACTCCGTCTCCGCCTCCCTGGTGCTGGCCGTGGTGCTGATGCCGCTGGCGGGCGCCTGGGCGGACCGTACCGGCCGGAAGAAACCCCTGCTGGCGGTCTCCGCCTACACCGGCGCCGGGGCCACCGCCGCCATGTTCCTGCTGGACGGCGACCGCTATCTGCTGGGCGCGTTCCTGCTGATCGTGGCGAACGCGTCCCTCGCGGTCTCCATGGTCCTCTACAACGCCTATCTGCCCGAGATCGCCGGGCCCGCCGAGCGGGACGCCGTCTCCTCCCGCGGCTGGGCCTTCGGCTACACCTCCGGGGCGCTGGTCCTGGTGCTCAATCTGATCCTGTACGGCGGCCACGAGCGGTTCGGCCTGTCGGAGTCGGAGGCGGTACGGATCTGTCTGGCCTCGGCCGGGCTGTGGTGGGGCGCGTTCACGCTGATCCCGCTGCGCAGGCTCCGGGACCGCAGGATCCCGGCCTCGGAGCGCCCGGCCGCCCTGTCGGGGCCGCGCCAGCTGCTGGCAGTCCTGAAGGACATGCGGCGCCATCCGCTGACGCTGTCGTTCCTGCTCGCGTACCTCGTCTACAACGACGGCATCCAGACCGTGATCTCCCAGGCCTCCGTCTACGGCAAGGAGGAGCTGGGCCTCGGCCAGACCACGCTGATCGTGGCGGTCCTGCTGGTCCAGGTGCTGGCCGTGGCCGGGGCACTGGGCATGGGACGGCTGGCCAGGACGTACGGCGCCCGGCGCACGGTCCTCGCGTCGCTCGCCGTCTGGACCCTGATCCTGGCGGCCGGCTACCTTCTGCCCGCCCGGGCCCCGGCCTGGTTCTTCGCGCTGGCGGCGGCGATCGGGCTGGTCCTCGGCGGCAGCCAGGCCCTGTCCAGGTCGCTCTTCTCCCATCTGGTGCCGCGCGGCAAGGAGGCGGAGTACTTCGCCGCGTACGAACTGAGCGACCGCGGGCTGAGCTGGCTGGGGCCGCTGGTCTTCGGACTCGCTTTCCAGATCACCGGCAGTTACCGGGACGCGATTCTCTCGCTGGTGGTCTTCTTCGCGCTCGGATTCGTCCTGCTGGCGCGGGTCCCGATGGCCCGGGCGGTGGCCGCCGCGGGAAATCCGGTACCGGACCGGATTTAG